From Cellulomonas chengniuliangii, the proteins below share one genomic window:
- a CDS encoding ABC transporter substrate-binding protein → MNSMGRRRSRATAVSAAGVLLLVGACGSNDEGSAEETAAAIDCAQFEQYGDLEGKTVSVYTSIVDPEAEEQRASYKPFEDCTGAEIEYEGSREFEAQLPVRLTAGNPPDIAYIPQPGFLKSLVEDFPDAVTPAGEAVVANANEFYTPEWVEYGTVDGTLYATPLGANVKSFVWYSPSAFEGAGYEVPTTWDELMDLSQQIVDDGAIPWCAGIESGEATGWPATDWVEDVVLRTAGADVYDQWVNHEIPFNDPQIVTALGAVGDILKNPEYVNGGLGGVTSIATSAWNESANGIPDGTCWLHRAANFYQANWDEGLEVAEDGDVYAFYLPGKSASDKPLLGGGEFVTAFSDRPEVQAFHAYLSSPEWANAKASVTGQGWFSANSGLDSSLLQSPIDQLSYELLTDPSYTFRFDGSDQMPGAVGAGTFWTEMTAWVASDKSDQDVLTAIEASWPSS, encoded by the coding sequence ATGAACAGCATGGGTAGACGCCGCAGCAGGGCCACAGCGGTCAGCGCGGCAGGGGTCCTCCTTCTGGTGGGGGCGTGCGGCAGCAACGACGAGGGATCCGCGGAGGAGACGGCGGCCGCGATCGACTGCGCGCAGTTCGAGCAGTACGGCGACCTGGAGGGCAAGACCGTCAGCGTCTACACGTCGATCGTGGACCCTGAGGCCGAGGAGCAGCGCGCGTCGTACAAGCCGTTCGAGGACTGCACCGGCGCCGAGATCGAGTACGAGGGCTCGCGCGAGTTCGAGGCGCAGCTCCCCGTCCGCCTCACCGCCGGGAACCCGCCGGACATCGCGTACATCCCCCAGCCCGGCTTCCTGAAGTCGCTCGTGGAGGACTTCCCGGACGCCGTGACACCGGCGGGCGAGGCGGTCGTCGCCAACGCCAACGAGTTCTACACCCCGGAGTGGGTGGAGTACGGCACGGTGGACGGCACGCTCTACGCCACGCCGCTGGGCGCCAACGTCAAGTCCTTCGTCTGGTACTCCCCGAGCGCCTTCGAGGGCGCCGGCTACGAGGTCCCGACCACGTGGGACGAGCTCATGGACCTGAGCCAGCAGATCGTCGACGACGGGGCCATCCCGTGGTGCGCGGGCATCGAGTCCGGCGAGGCGACCGGCTGGCCGGCCACCGACTGGGTCGAGGACGTGGTGCTCCGCACCGCCGGCGCGGACGTCTACGACCAGTGGGTCAACCACGAGATCCCGTTCAACGACCCGCAGATCGTCACGGCGCTCGGTGCGGTCGGGGACATCCTGAAGAACCCGGAGTACGTCAACGGCGGCCTGGGCGGCGTCACGTCGATCGCCACGTCGGCGTGGAACGAGTCGGCCAACGGCATCCCCGACGGCACCTGCTGGCTGCACCGCGCGGCCAACTTCTACCAGGCCAACTGGGACGAGGGCCTCGAGGTCGCCGAGGACGGCGACGTCTACGCCTTCTACCTGCCGGGTAAGAGCGCCAGCGACAAGCCGCTGCTCGGCGGTGGAGAGTTCGTGACCGCGTTCAGCGACCGTCCCGAGGTCCAGGCCTTCCACGCCTACCTCTCCAGCCCGGAGTGGGCCAACGCCAAGGCGTCGGTCACCGGCCAGGGATGGTTCAGCGCCAACAGCGGCCTCGACTCCTCGCTGCTGCAGTCGCCCATCGACCAGCTCTCCTACGAGCTGCTCACCGACCCGAGCTACACGTTCCGGTTCGACGGGTCGGACCAGATGCCCGGGGCCGTGGGCGCGGGGACCTTCTGGACGGAGATGACCGCGTGGGTCGCCAGTGACAAGTCCGACCAGGACGTGCTCACCGCGATCGAGGCGAGCTGGCCTAGCTCCTGA
- a CDS encoding carbohydrate ABC transporter permease, with the protein MDWLINAGSTGHKFVLMFVAIMLFVVVMGAILLAVDRPKRVPGWVVAAAFLGPTVIGLGFGLVYPGLRTVWGSLLDSKGKDYVGLENYVRVFSEDQFQTVLRNTLMWVILVPLLATLIGLVYAVLVDRTRFEYLAKTLIFLPMAISMVGAGIIWKFVYEFRPDQPGVNQIGILNQLLVWLGLPPQQFLLSEPANTLFLIAVMIWIQTGFAMTVLSAAIKAIPDDIVEAARLDGLHGTKMFRFITVPSIRPALVVVVTTIAMGTLKVFDIVRTMTGGNFGTSVVANEFYVQSFRIRDLGLGAALAVILFVLVIPLVIYNVRQLRIAEEIR; encoded by the coding sequence ATGGACTGGCTGATCAACGCTGGGTCCACCGGACACAAGTTCGTCCTGATGTTCGTGGCGATCATGCTGTTCGTGGTGGTGATGGGAGCGATCCTGCTGGCGGTGGACCGCCCGAAGCGGGTCCCCGGCTGGGTGGTGGCCGCGGCGTTCCTCGGCCCCACCGTGATCGGGCTGGGCTTCGGGCTGGTGTATCCCGGGCTGCGGACGGTGTGGGGGTCCTTGCTCGACAGCAAGGGCAAGGACTACGTGGGGCTGGAGAACTACGTCCGCGTCTTCTCCGAGGACCAGTTCCAGACCGTGCTCCGCAACACCCTCATGTGGGTGATCCTCGTGCCGCTGCTGGCCACCCTGATCGGGCTCGTCTACGCGGTGCTGGTGGACCGGACCCGGTTCGAGTACCTCGCCAAGACGCTGATCTTCCTGCCCATGGCGATCTCCATGGTGGGGGCCGGCATCATCTGGAAGTTCGTCTACGAGTTCCGGCCCGACCAGCCGGGCGTCAACCAGATCGGCATCCTCAACCAGCTCCTGGTGTGGCTTGGCCTGCCGCCGCAGCAGTTCCTGCTCAGTGAGCCCGCGAACACGCTGTTCCTCATCGCGGTGATGATCTGGATCCAGACCGGGTTCGCGATGACGGTGCTGTCCGCCGCGATCAAGGCCATCCCCGACGACATCGTCGAGGCCGCCCGGCTCGACGGCCTCCACGGGACCAAGATGTTCCGCTTCATCACGGTGCCCAGCATCCGGCCCGCGCTGGTGGTCGTGGTCACCACCATCGCCATGGGAACCCTCAAGGTGTTCGACATCGTGCGGACCATGACCGGCGGCAACTTCGGCACCTCCGTCGTCGCGAACGAGTTCTACGTGCAGAGCTTCCGCATCCGCGACCTGGGGCTCGGCGCCGCGCTCGCGGTGATCCTCTTCGTCCTGGTGATCCCGCTGGTGATCTACAACGTCCGCCAACTGCGCATCGCGGAGGAGATCCGATGA
- a CDS encoding carbohydrate ABC transporter permease → MTAAIPSTALVDSDATAKGRTGRLGRMDQRAGIARARLARPWTSLLAVVLAILWTIPTFGLLLTSFRPRSEIRTSGWWTFLQNPETTLDNYTEVLFGSGTQFSTFFVNSVVITIPAVVIPISLALLAAYAFAWIDFKGRNILFVAVFALQVVPIQVTLIPLLTQYVQWGLSGSFWTIWLSHSIFALPLAIFLLHNFMKDIPKSLVEAARVDGAGHVTIFFRVLLPLLTPAIASFAIFQFLWVWNDLLVALTFAGGSPDVAPLTVRVAELAGTRGAQWHVLSAGAFIAMIVPLVVFLMLQRFFVRGLLAGSVKG, encoded by the coding sequence ATGACTGCCGCGATCCCGTCCACCGCCCTCGTCGACTCCGACGCGACCGCGAAGGGCCGCACCGGCCGGCTCGGCCGCATGGACCAGCGGGCCGGCATCGCCCGCGCCCGCCTCGCGCGGCCGTGGACGTCGCTGCTGGCCGTGGTGCTGGCCATCCTGTGGACCATCCCGACGTTCGGGCTGCTGCTGACCTCGTTCCGCCCGCGCAGCGAGATCCGCACCTCGGGCTGGTGGACCTTCCTGCAGAACCCCGAGACGACCCTCGACAACTACACCGAGGTCCTGTTCGGGAGCGGCACCCAGTTCTCCACGTTCTTCGTGAACTCGGTGGTGATCACCATCCCCGCGGTGGTCATCCCCATCTCGCTGGCCCTGCTGGCGGCGTACGCGTTCGCCTGGATCGACTTCAAGGGCCGCAACATCCTGTTCGTCGCGGTGTTCGCGCTGCAGGTGGTGCCCATCCAGGTCACCCTGATCCCGCTGCTCACCCAGTACGTGCAGTGGGGCCTGTCGGGCTCCTTCTGGACGATCTGGCTGTCGCACTCGATCTTCGCGCTGCCGCTGGCGATCTTCCTGCTCCACAACTTCATGAAGGACATCCCGAAGTCGCTGGTCGAGGCGGCGCGGGTGGACGGCGCCGGGCACGTGACCATCTTCTTCCGGGTGCTGCTGCCCCTGCTCACCCCCGCGATCGCATCGTTCGCCATCTTCCAGTTCCTGTGGGTGTGGAACGACCTGCTCGTGGCGCTGACCTTCGCGGGCGGCTCCCCGGACGTGGCGCCGCTGACGGTGCGCGTGGCCGAGCTGGCGGGCACCCGGGGGGCGCAGTGGCACGTGCTGTCCGCCGGGGCGTTCATCGCGATGATCGTGCCGCTGGTCGTGTTCCTGATGCTCCAGCGGTTCTTCGTGCGCGGCCTGCTCGCCGGCTCCGTGAAGGGGTGA